The Cervus elaphus chromosome 9, mCerEla1.1, whole genome shotgun sequence genomic interval TGCTTCTGACGGACCCGTCCGCACCTTCCGATTCCTGATCTTGCTCTCTATCTGAGCCAGCTTCGTGAGCGCCGCGTTGGCCCTGACCTTGGAGGCAGTGGTTGACGGTCTATTTGAAGAGCGCCAGGGCTCACTCCCCAGGACAGCATTGTCTTTCGGCACGAAGTGTTTTCCACCCAGAgtctggtttctttttaaaaatctgctggGACCGGGTGCTATTTTGGTAAGACTTCTACTGATACCAGAGTTCCGCATGTCCTCCATCTTTGAGTCTTCTAAGGAAATATCACTGAGGTCGCCAAAGATGTCACGCACAGGATGGCTGGGTTTTCTTATCGAAGCCATTCTAGGGAGTAAAGACAGAAAACTTAAGAATCAGAACACCTGATGTTCATACTGCCAGTTCAGATCTCTCAACACCTCCCACCACTTGGGAGAGACCACATCCCCTTTTACCATCTGGCCAGAGCCGCCCCTCCAAGCCTGATGACCATCAGGAAAATAAGacacctgggacttccctggtggtacagtggataagaatccgcctgccagtgcaggggacacaggttcgatccctggtccaggaagattccagatgccacagagtaactaagcccgagcaccacaagttctgaagcctgtgtgccctagagtgtgtgttccacaagagaagccaccccaatgaaaagcccatgcaccgcaacaaagagtagcccccacttgctgcaactagagaaagccctggagcagcaactaagacccagggcagccaaaaaataaatgaaaaatatataaataagacaCCTGGTATGTTACCACTGAATTACCCTTTAGGGCCAGGTATTAAGTGACACACGCTACATATTAAAGACAAAAGTCAGCGATTCTCAGGCCCCAGAAGGATGCCTGGTACTCCACTCAGAACTGCggtatctcatttaaccctcactcGACTCTGTGAGTTGGTTATTGTCATCCCTCTCTcatagaggagaggaaggaaatgaaggctccagCAGGTTAGGTCCTGATCAGtgagttgttattgttgtttagttgctaagtcgtgtctgtttctttgagaccccatggactgcagcacgccaggcttccctgttcttcactgttacccagtttactcaaactcatgtccattgagtcagtgatgccatccaaccatctcatcctctgtcgcccccttctcctgccctcaatctttcccagcatcagggtcttttccagtgagttgtcttttcgcatcaggtggcaaaagtattagagtttcaccatcagttcttccaatgaatactcagagttgatttcctttaagattgactgatttgatctccttgcagtccaagggactttcaagagtcttctctagcaccacagttcaaaagcatcacctctttggcactcagccttctttatggtccaactctcacatctgtatgtgactactggaaaaaccatagctttggctgtaTGACCAGTGAGTAGTAGAGCCAAATTCAGAGCTTAGGCTGATTCCAAAGATCTCACTCACCCCCAGAGTTCTTTACTGTCTCTCCAGCTGCCCCACTTCAACTCCGAGTCAGTCCTACTCCCCAGTTGCACCCCAAGTCCAGTCTCCTCCTTTATCCAATTGTCCTCAGTTCTCTCAAAAAAACAGACCTGTTGAGCTTTTGGCTTTCAGCTCGGAGGAGCCCAAGGTGCAACTTTTGTCGGTCATCCTGAATCCAGGTTCATCCGACACAAGCCGCCTCCACCATGCTGCCTAAGTTTGACCCCAACGAGATCAAAATTGCGTACCTGAAGTGCACCAGTGGGGAGGTCGGTGCCACGTCTGCCCTGGCCCCCAAGATCAGCCCCCTGGGTCTGTCTCCAAAAAAGGTCAGTGATGACATCACCAAGGCAACTGGTGATTGGAAGGGTCTGAGGATTATAGTGAAACTGACCATTCAGAACAGACAAGCCCAGATTGAGGTGGCACCTTCTGCTTTTGCCCTGATCATCGAAGCCCTCAAGGAACCACCAAAggacagaaagaagcagaaaaacattAAGCACAGTGGAAACATCACTTTTGATGAGATTGTCGACACTGCCCGGCAGATGTGGCATCGGTCTCTAGCTAGAGAACTTTCTGGAACCATTAAAGCGATCCTGGGGACAGCTCAGTCTGTGGGCTGCGATGTTGATGGCCGCCACCCTTATGACATCATAGATGATATTAACAGTGGTGTGGTGGAGTACCCAGCTAGTTAAGAAcggcaaaggaaaaagaaaaagaaaggattatttgacaaccaaaaaaagaaaaagagctgctGAGAGCCtgccctggtagtccagtggttaagactccacactcccaatgcaggaggcccgggatTCAacccttggtcaaggaactaagatcctgcatgccacacagtgaggctaagtaaataaaaatagttttaaaaattggctgtactatttttttaagttgtttttgaAATTCAGTCTATATGTTTAATGAGCTCCCAAGAagtcttattttacttagtataagAACcagtgccaccaaaaaaaaaaaaaaagaaccagtgcCCTGGGAGCAGGACTAGGGGCTTTGGACAGACAGGCCGCCCTCTCCTCCCATCCTGCACAATATGTCAGCCGTGTGTTGTGCGTGTGTGCTAGTGTACATTTTTCTGGGGAGAAGGGCCTGAGTTTTCATTGTATTCTCAGAGTTCTCGTGTACCCCTGAAAGAATACGAACAATCCATTGAAAGATTTACCAAGgtttcaaaagattttaaagactTGGGGAAAAAATGGCATGGGTGGGTGTCTGCTGCAGGCCCTTTAGTGAGGAACGTGGCAATGGTCATGAAAATGTGAAATGCACAGAACCATGACCCCACAATTCCACATCTGGGAATTTACCTACAATTACATTCTCAAAGTCACATAGAGATGTCCAAGGAATGTCTTGGCAGCATTATTTGTACTGATCAGAAACACAGGTCCAGTGAGGTCCAGATAACCACAggcacacaacagaatattaggCAGCCATTAATGGAAGGGGGAAAATCTGTGTGCATAACATCTCCAGCATAATGGTCTGTGAGGCAGAAAAGACGAGCTGTAGAACCATGCCTCAGCTCCATACTGTTTGAATggtgggacttgcctggtggtccactggttaagactttgtgcttccaacgcagagggcacaggttcaacccctgatcagagaactaaaatcccacatccTGAACAGtggagccaaaaagaaaaaagaaaaatactgtttgaATGTTCTACCAAGACTGTATCtgttacttttattaaaaaacaaaaaagtactgTGAGACCCAAAAAAGCCTTTTCCCCCCTCTCTATCCACTTGGAAAACTACTTTATTAGGATTATCAGAATAAATAGAGGACAGTCAgttatttgaatttcagataaacagcaaataatttttaaaaattaagtatgaCCCAAATATTTTAAGGTAAAATGTTCTGAACATTTTATACTAAAAAGCATTGTGTTCCAAAtatctttatattaaaaaatcatgtttATCTGAAATTGAAATTCAACTGGGTGTCCAGTATTCTGAGTTGTTAAACTTGGCAACTCTACATCTTATGCACCTTTTAAAGCTGAGTTCAAATATTTTGTGCAAGGCAAAGCATTTAACCCAGTCCCGAAGATTCTGGAcaagaatgaattatttttattatctcacTGTCTGTTTCTCTGATGGGTGTGCTTGCTTTCTTATCCCCATCTT includes:
- the LOC122699309 gene encoding 60S ribosomal protein L12-like, with the translated sequence MLPKFDPNEIKIAYLKCTSGEVGATSALAPKISPLGLSPKKVSDDITKATGDWKGLRIIVKLTIQNRQAQIEVAPSAFALIIEALKEPPKDRKKQKNIKHSGNITFDEIVDTARQMWHRSLARELSGTIKAILGTAQSVGCDVDGRHPYDIIDDINSGVVEYPAS